Part of the Coregonus clupeaformis isolate EN_2021a chromosome 8, ASM2061545v1, whole genome shotgun sequence genome, GACACTGGGAGGCTTGAGAGAATCAGGACCTGATATTTGTGGGGTTTGGGGATTGACCAACTTTGGATATCTGATGCAAGGGATCTGGATGCACCAGGACTATCCCAAGATTGAGGGTCACAGGGGCTACCTGTCTTCACCAGCCTGCAAGGCGGCGACAGAGAGCAGGACGCTGAACCGGCGGAGCCCAGGAATGAGCGAGTTCTGGCACAAGATGGGCTGCTGCGTGGTGGCCAAACCCCCACCGGTAAGTCTGGG contains:
- the LOC121572944 gene encoding CDC42 small effector protein 1-like isoform X1 produces the protein MQGIWMHQDYPKIEGHRGYLSSPACKAATESRTLNRRSPGMSEFWHKMGCCVVAKPPPKKKRRKIDRSMIGEPTNFMHLTHIGSGEMAEGLPPSGSVQEQMRSKGPSTNGRSSLL
- the LOC121572944 gene encoding CDC42 small effector protein 1-like isoform X2, which produces MQGIWMHQDYPKIEGHRGYLSSPACKAATESRTLNRRSPGMSEFWHKMGCCVVAKPPPKKRRKIDRSMIGEPTNFMHLTHIGSGEMAEGLPPSGSVQEQMRSKGPSTNGRSSLL